From the Butyrivibrio fibrisolvens genome, one window contains:
- a CDS encoding FRG domain-containing protein: MIKEVQIKTLEHLLPLLTEQEYRPDLDRNRSPYVYRGMSDSSFKMYTSLSRNCKGLQKSLEPAILENFAKYAIQEDPNIGHSVWRQMILGQHYGLPTRLLDWTQSALVALNFATTEESLEEMDKHDCIVWRINMHEMVEILPDPYKYAVKKKHSSIFTVDMLKSLTGNSLKQYDSDMKDNAMVIIEPPSLNQRIINQHSFFAVVPTGIEDIEKFLADNTKDTVKYVIDKSLRWRVRDMLDQLNMSERIVYPGLEGLSKWIARHYYVK, from the coding sequence ATGATCAAAGAAGTACAGATAAAAACATTAGAACATCTTTTGCCACTGCTTACAGAACAGGAATACAGGCCTGACCTTGACAGAAACAGAAGTCCTTATGTCTATAGAGGAATGTCAGACTCATCTTTCAAGATGTATACAAGTCTTAGCAGGAACTGCAAAGGTCTTCAGAAAAGCTTAGAACCGGCTATTCTTGAGAATTTTGCCAAATATGCCATCCAGGAAGACCCCAACATCGGTCACTCTGTCTGGAGACAGATGATCCTGGGTCAGCACTATGGCCTTCCCACAAGGCTTCTTGACTGGACACAGTCAGCACTTGTAGCTCTTAACTTCGCTACAACAGAAGAGTCTCTTGAAGAGATGGACAAGCATGACTGCATAGTATGGCGTATCAATATGCATGAGATGGTAGAGATCCTTCCTGACCCATACAAATATGCGGTTAAGAAAAAGCACTCATCCATCTTCACAGTAGATATGCTCAAATCCCTTACAGGCAACAGCTTAAAGCAGTACGACAGCGACATGAAAGATAATGCAATGGTCATCATAGAGCCTCCGTCACTTAATCAAAGGATCATCAACCAGCATTCATTCTTTGCAGTAGTACCTACAGGAATTGAAGATATCGAGAAGTTCCTTGCTGATAATACTAAGGACACAGTCAAATATGTAATAGACAAGTCTCTTAGATGGCGCGTAAGAGATATGCTGGATCAGCTCAATATGAGTGAGCGAATCGTCTATCCCGGCCTTGAAGGCTTGTCCAAGTG